One segment of Zonotrichia albicollis isolate bZonAlb1 chromosome 4, bZonAlb1.hap1, whole genome shotgun sequence DNA contains the following:
- the LOC141728848 gene encoding uncharacterized protein LOC141728848 codes for MTCALSFALVAGASDGRFMSGERDAGPAAACSPCPACRAPPGYGGSCGTRERGSGSPALPRGRRQRSPAAPGNGAEARSSAPAERRRRETPSHSGDTTGFYPLLPTPSRSPQPRSTRLDSAPLAPTPSRSFGGSGTEPSVPGGGRSAPVPPPRPGPPRSAPLPLRRPGGLCPALSPAQPAGSGGREPGKPRPRGLLVRNAPKLPPCGDRTAGAPKARVNVKGIVLALRNPPPVH; via the coding sequence CTGGAGCTTCCGATGGCCGCTTCATGTCCGGGGAGCGCgatgccggccccgccgccgcctgcagcccctgccccgcaTGCCGCGCTCCGCCGGGCTACGGGGGAAGTTGCGGGACGCGGGAGCGTGGCAGCGGCTCCCCTGCGCTCCCCCGCGGACGCAGGCAGCGCTCGCCCGCTGCCCCCGGGAACGGAGCTGAGGCCCGGAGCTCGGCACCGGCGGAGCGGAGAAGGCGGgagactcccagccacagcggCGACACAACGGGTTTTTATCCCCTCCTGCCTACGCCCTCCCGCTCTCCCCAGCCGCGCAGCACCCGGCTCGACTCCGCGCCGCTCGCCCCGACGCCCTCCCGGAGCTTCGGCGGCAGCGGGACGGAGCCGTCGGTGCCCGGGGGAGGGAGGAGCGCCCCGgtgcccccgccccgcccggggccgccccgctccgccccgctcccgctccGCCGCCCGGGTGGGCTCTGCCCTGCGCTGAGCCCCGCACAGCCCGCTGGCAGCGGGGGCAGAGAGCCGGGGAAGCCCCGGCCTCGGGGGCTCCTCGTTAGAAATGCACCGAAACTTCCCCCGTGCGGAGATAGAACAGCGGGTGCTCCTAAGGCGCGGGTAAATGTAAAAGGCATTGTGCTAGCGCTTAGAAATCCTCCTCCCGTTCATTAA